The following are encoded in a window of Cycloclasticus pugetii PS-1 genomic DNA:
- a CDS encoding integration host factor subunit alpha — translation MSLTKADLTEQLFDELGLNKREAKEIVEQMFEAIKESLEKGEQVKISGFGNFELKDKEARPGRNPKTGEDVSISARRVVTLRAGQKLKDRVEAYAGTQS, via the coding sequence ATGTCATTAACGAAAGCTGATTTAACAGAGCAATTATTTGACGAGTTAGGTCTCAATAAACGAGAAGCTAAAGAGATCGTTGAGCAAATGTTTGAAGCAATAAAGGAATCGTTAGAAAAAGGTGAGCAAGTTAAAATTTCAGGATTTGGAAATTTTGAACTTAAAGACAAAGAGGCTCGACCTGGACGAAATCCAAAAACAGGCGAAGATGTATCTATTTCTGCAAGAAGGGTGGTTACTCTTAGAGCAGGTCAAAAACTTAAAGACAGAGTAGAAGCATATGCTGGAACCCAGTCATAA
- a CDS encoding MerR family transcriptional regulator, with amino-acid sequence MLEPSHNNELPAIPAKRYFTIGEVSELCAVKPHVLRYWEQEFSQLEPVKRRGNRRYYQRKDVVLIRQIRGLLYEDGYTIGGARSHLSGESSQKDTSQTKIEIQQIKAELEEILDILK; translated from the coding sequence ATGCTGGAACCCAGTCATAACAATGAGTTGCCGGCGATACCGGCGAAACGTTATTTCACTATTGGTGAAGTGAGTGAGTTATGTGCTGTAAAACCCCATGTACTAAGGTATTGGGAGCAAGAGTTCTCACAACTTGAGCCGGTAAAACGCCGTGGTAATCGTCGTTATTATCAACGTAAAGATGTTGTGCTGATAAGGCAAATTCGTGGGCTGCTTTATGAGGATGGTTACACTATTGGTGGCGCTCGTTCACACCTTTCAGGTGAAAGTTCACAAAAAGACACCTCACAGACAAAAATAGAAATTCAGCAAATAAAAGCTGAATTAGAAGAAATTTTAGACATACTCAAGTAA
- a CDS encoding 3-hydroxybutyrate dehydrogenase — protein MDLKGKAAIITGSTSGIGLGIAQGFAAQGINIMLNGFGDSVEIEKERQAIENQGVKCIYNDADMTQPDEITAMVEEAVKVFGSIDIVVNNAGIQHVAPVEEFSPEKWDSIIAINMSSSFHTVRAAIPHMKRQGWGRIINIASAHGLIASPFKSAYVTAKHGVLGFTKTIALEVAEDNITCNAICPGYVLTPLVEKQIPDTAKARGISEEEVKRDVILSAQWTKKFVTVEELAGTSLFLCSEHAENITGTHISVDGGWTAG, from the coding sequence ATGGATTTGAAAGGAAAAGCAGCGATAATAACCGGTTCAACATCGGGAATTGGTTTAGGCATTGCGCAGGGGTTTGCAGCGCAAGGCATTAATATTATGTTGAATGGGTTTGGTGATTCGGTTGAGATTGAAAAAGAACGGCAGGCGATTGAAAACCAAGGGGTTAAGTGTATCTATAATGATGCTGATATGACCCAACCGGATGAAATAACAGCCATGGTCGAAGAGGCCGTGAAGGTTTTTGGTTCCATTGACATTGTTGTTAACAATGCGGGAATTCAGCACGTTGCACCCGTTGAAGAATTTTCGCCTGAGAAGTGGGATAGCATTATAGCGATCAATATGTCCTCAAGTTTTCATACCGTACGTGCCGCTATTCCGCATATGAAAAGACAAGGTTGGGGGCGAATTATTAATATAGCATCGGCACATGGACTTATTGCATCGCCTTTTAAATCGGCATACGTTACCGCTAAGCATGGTGTGTTGGGGTTTACAAAAACAATTGCCTTAGAAGTGGCAGAAGACAATATTACTTGTAATGCTATTTGCCCGGGCTATGTATTAACTCCGTTAGTTGAAAAACAAATTCCGGATACGGCTAAGGCTCGTGGTATTAGTGAGGAAGAAGTAAAACGAGACGTTATTTTATCGGCGCAATGGACTAAGAAGTTTGTGACTGTTGAGGAGTTAGCAGGGACGTCTTTATTTTTGTGTTCGGAACACGCTGAGAATATTACAGGTACACATATATCCGTCGATGGTGGTTGGACGGCTGGCTAA
- a CDS encoding patatin-like phospholipase family protein encodes MTQKSSKVEKTINLALQGGGAHGAFTWGVLDKLLEDGRIGIDGICATSAGTMNACVLASGMQQGGPEKARESLHNFWWRISEEGKAFKPMKKWALDKYMPWKVPDALNFMVTDFMSRIFSPHQLNPFDINPLRDVLADTVDFEALNNCSDIKLFISTTHVHSGRVRVFNTKDVTLDVAMASACLPLIYKAVSIDDEDYWDGGYVGNPALFPLFYKTDSRDLLIVHINPINRFSTPTTSAEIVSRINEISFNSSLLSEMRAIAFVKKLLEHDMLKDEHKGNFKDILVHSIRADEALKDLSLSSKYSSDWDFLTSLRDKGRAEMSSWLEQNFDAIGVNDSVDLHKTFLNSNTKIFEDENGRHRHENK; translated from the coding sequence ATGACGCAAAAAAGCAGTAAAGTAGAAAAGACAATCAACCTTGCGCTTCAGGGCGGGGGAGCACACGGTGCATTTACTTGGGGTGTGTTAGATAAACTATTAGAAGATGGTCGTATTGGCATTGATGGCATCTGTGCAACCAGTGCCGGAACGATGAATGCCTGCGTGTTAGCGTCGGGGATGCAGCAAGGCGGTCCTGAGAAAGCGCGTGAGAGTTTGCATAATTTTTGGTGGCGCATTTCAGAGGAAGGTAAAGCCTTCAAGCCAATGAAAAAATGGGCTCTAGATAAATATATGCCATGGAAAGTGCCTGATGCATTGAATTTTATGGTTACAGACTTCATGTCGCGGATCTTTTCACCGCATCAACTTAACCCATTTGATATAAACCCTCTGCGTGATGTATTGGCCGATACGGTCGATTTTGAAGCGCTAAATAATTGCAGTGACATTAAATTGTTTATCAGTACAACGCATGTCCATAGTGGCAGAGTACGGGTATTCAATACCAAAGATGTCACATTAGATGTAGCTATGGCATCCGCTTGTCTACCATTGATATATAAAGCGGTGTCGATAGACGATGAAGACTATTGGGACGGTGGTTATGTTGGAAACCCTGCCTTGTTTCCTCTGTTTTATAAAACGGATAGCAGAGATTTGTTGATTGTGCATATTAACCCCATCAACCGTTTTAGCACGCCTACAACATCGGCAGAAATTGTTAGCCGCATTAATGAAATTAGCTTTAACTCATCACTATTATCAGAAATGCGTGCGATAGCCTTCGTGAAAAAATTGCTCGAACACGATATGCTCAAAGATGAGCATAAAGGCAATTTTAAGGATATTCTCGTACATTCTATTCGGGCAGATGAGGCATTAAAAGACTTATCACTGAGTAGTAAGTACAGTTCAGATTGGGATTTTTTAACCTCTCTGCGTGATAAGGGTCGAGCAGAAATGTCTTCTTGGTTGGAACAAAATTTCGATGCAATAGGCGTTAATGACTCTGTGGATTTGCATAAGACCTTTCTCAATTCGAATACAAAAATATTTGAAGATGAAAATGGTCGGCATAGACACGAGAACAAGTAA
- the hypE gene encoding hydrogenase expression/formation protein HypE, which yields MSKTNNSEDACPLPIGQYDKIVMAHGGGGQLTQSLIDKLMLAEFDNPALNEKNDSAVLAINSERLSFTTDSYVVNPLFFPGGDIGKLAVCGTLNDLAMSGARPLFLSCGLIIEEGFAIDSLQKIIHSMSHQAKAAGVTIVTGDTKVVEKGKGDGLYINTSGIGVLDTAMSLSPSMLQHDDVVIINGDIGRHGIAIMAQREGFKLEQTLESDCADLSGLVKLLLDSGIDIHCMRDLTRGGLATALIEISTAANKQIMLDETAIAIADPVRSVCEVLGLDPYYVANEGRFISILPSAQAAQALAIMHAHPLGKQAAVIGNVHKGSQAMVTIKNRIGTTRILQLLSGSQLPRIC from the coding sequence GTGAGTAAAACGAATAATTCAGAAGACGCCTGCCCTCTACCTATTGGCCAGTATGACAAGATAGTGATGGCGCATGGTGGCGGCGGTCAATTGACACAGTCACTCATCGACAAACTCATGCTGGCTGAATTCGACAACCCTGCACTCAATGAAAAAAATGATAGCGCTGTGCTGGCTATCAATAGTGAGCGTTTGTCTTTTACCACTGACTCCTACGTGGTTAACCCCCTATTTTTTCCCGGAGGTGACATCGGCAAACTGGCGGTTTGCGGCACATTAAATGATTTGGCAATGAGTGGCGCTCGACCGTTATTTTTAAGTTGTGGTTTAATCATTGAAGAAGGCTTTGCTATTGATTCCTTGCAAAAAATTATCCACTCCATGAGCCACCAAGCCAAAGCGGCTGGCGTTACCATTGTAACTGGCGACACCAAAGTCGTTGAGAAAGGCAAAGGCGATGGGCTGTACATCAATACCAGTGGCATCGGCGTGCTAGATACAGCCATGAGCCTCTCCCCAAGCATGCTACAGCATGATGATGTTGTTATTATTAATGGCGATATTGGTCGCCATGGCATCGCCATTATGGCGCAAAGAGAAGGTTTTAAACTCGAACAAACTCTGGAAAGTGATTGCGCTGACCTATCTGGACTGGTCAAATTATTGCTTGATAGCGGCATTGACATTCACTGTATGCGTGATTTAACTCGGGGAGGATTAGCCACTGCCTTAATTGAAATTAGCACTGCCGCTAACAAACAAATCATGCTTGACGAAACCGCTATCGCCATTGCCGATCCCGTGCGTAGTGTTTGTGAAGTACTTGGCCTAGACCCGTACTATGTTGCCAATGAAGGACGTTTTATTAGCATATTACCATCAGCCCAAGCTGCTCAAGCATTAGCCATAATGCACGCTCACCCTTTAGGAAAACAAGCCGCCGTTATCGGTAACGTACACAAGGGCTCTCAGGCCATGGTTACAATAAAAAACCGAATTGGTACAACACGTATTTTGCAACTGCTAAGTGGCTCGCAACTGCCTAGAATATGTTAA
- the hypD gene encoding hydrogenase formation protein HypD yields MKYIDDFRHQPHVELLATAIRNTCTRPWTIMELCGGQTHAIMKYGIDQLLPSDINLIHGPGCPVCVTPLQAIDKAIGIAALNGVIFCTFGDMLRVPGSTKDLMTVKAEGGDVRTVYSPLEAVTLAQQHPDKQVVFFAIGFETTIPTTAMSVYQAQQMGLKNFKLLVSHVRVPPAMEAILSSVENKVQGFLAAGNVCVVMGYQEYLPIAEKYQVPIVVTGFEPVDILQGILLCITQLEQGQVTVENQYARAVQASGNTTAQQMINRIFKPVTRSWRGLGDIPMSGFELSADYADFDAENAFQIAHINTQEHEQCLSGKVLQGIIKPSQCPEFAGRCTPESPLGATMVSAEGACAAYYTYRRQQSITENNNQ; encoded by the coding sequence GTGAAATATATTGATGATTTTCGACATCAGCCACATGTTGAGTTATTGGCAACAGCGATAAGGAATACCTGCACACGCCCTTGGACCATTATGGAATTATGCGGTGGTCAAACACATGCGATCATGAAATACGGTATTGATCAACTACTGCCAAGCGATATTAACCTCATTCATGGCCCTGGCTGTCCTGTTTGCGTTACCCCCTTGCAAGCCATTGATAAGGCAATCGGCATAGCGGCCTTGAATGGCGTTATCTTTTGCACCTTTGGCGATATGCTTCGCGTCCCCGGTTCAACAAAAGATTTAATGACCGTCAAAGCCGAAGGTGGCGATGTGCGAACAGTCTATTCGCCTTTAGAAGCAGTTACGCTCGCTCAACAGCACCCTGATAAACAGGTGGTATTTTTTGCCATTGGCTTCGAAACCACTATTCCAACAACCGCCATGAGCGTGTATCAGGCGCAACAAATGGGTTTAAAAAATTTCAAATTGCTGGTGTCACACGTTCGCGTGCCGCCGGCTATGGAAGCGATACTGTCATCAGTAGAAAATAAAGTGCAAGGCTTTCTCGCCGCAGGCAATGTCTGTGTGGTGATGGGCTATCAGGAATATTTACCCATTGCTGAGAAATATCAGGTGCCGATTGTCGTTACTGGCTTCGAACCCGTTGATATTCTGCAAGGAATTTTGTTGTGTATTACCCAATTAGAGCAAGGTCAGGTGACAGTTGAAAATCAATATGCTCGAGCCGTCCAAGCATCAGGTAATACCACGGCGCAACAGATGATTAATCGAATTTTTAAACCGGTTACTCGTTCATGGCGAGGACTTGGTGATATCCCGATGAGTGGTTTTGAGCTCAGTGCAGATTACGCTGATTTTGATGCAGAAAATGCTTTTCAAATCGCACATATCAACACTCAGGAACACGAGCAATGTCTAAGCGGTAAAGTGTTACAGGGCATTATCAAACCATCACAATGCCCAGAGTTTGCTGGCCGCTGTACGCCAGAAAGCCCTTTAGGTGCCACCATGGTTTCCGCAGAAGGTGCATGCGCCGCTTATTACACCTACCGTCGCCAGCAAAGTATTACGGAGAACAATAACCAGTGA
- a CDS encoding HypC/HybG/HupF family hydrogenase formation chaperone has protein sequence MCLAIPGKIISISGENLYTRTGDISFSGLVTTVSLALVPEAKENDYVIVHAGFAINLLDEEEALATLASLDDLKSAQE, from the coding sequence ATGTGCTTGGCAATTCCCGGTAAAATCATCTCCATTTCTGGTGAAAACCTCTACACCCGTACAGGGGATATCAGTTTTTCAGGACTAGTGACCACTGTAAGCCTCGCTCTGGTGCCAGAAGCGAAAGAAAATGACTATGTGATTGTGCATGCAGGCTTTGCCATTAATCTGCTAGATGAAGAAGAAGCCCTTGCCACCTTGGCTAGCCTCGATGACCTGAAAAGCGCACAGGAATAA